One window of the Mycobacterium sp. SVM_VP21 genome contains the following:
- a CDS encoding TetR/AcrR family transcriptional regulator, which yields MAEQLKAGTAKTDGRKRRWHQHKVDRRNDLIDGTIEAIRLRGRYVSMDEIAAEIGVSKTVLYRYFVDKNDLTTAVMMRFAQTTLIPNMASALSANLDGFDLVREIIRVYVQTVANEPEPYRFVMANSSASKSKVIADSERIIARMLAVMLRRRMNAVGMDTRGVEPWAYMTVGGVQLATHSWLLDPRMSSDDLIDYLTMMTWNALCGIVEVGGSLEKFNAGPHPSPILPWRRAANAQARNADVSTQSAH from the coding sequence GTGGCAGAACAGCTCAAGGCCGGCACCGCAAAGACCGACGGTCGCAAACGGCGTTGGCACCAGCACAAGGTCGACCGTCGCAACGACCTCATCGACGGAACGATCGAGGCGATCCGGCTCCGCGGCCGCTATGTGAGCATGGACGAGATCGCCGCGGAGATCGGCGTGTCCAAGACCGTCCTGTACCGGTATTTCGTCGACAAGAACGACCTCACCACCGCGGTGATGATGCGCTTCGCGCAGACCACGCTGATCCCGAATATGGCGTCGGCGTTGTCGGCCAATCTGGACGGGTTCGACCTGGTCCGCGAGATCATCCGGGTATACGTGCAGACCGTGGCCAACGAACCCGAGCCGTACCGGTTCGTGATGGCCAACAGCTCGGCCAGCAAGAGCAAGGTGATCGCCGACTCCGAGCGCATCATCGCCCGGATGCTCGCGGTGATGCTGCGCCGCCGGATGAACGCGGTCGGGATGGACACCCGCGGGGTCGAGCCGTGGGCGTACATGACGGTCGGCGGCGTGCAGCTGGCCACCCACTCCTGGCTGCTGGACCCGCGGATGAGCTCCGACGACCTGATCGACTACCTGACGATGATGACCTGGAATGCGCTGTGCGGGATCGTCGAGGTGGGCGGATCGCTGGAGAAGTTCAACGCCGGGCCGCACCCGTCACCGATACTGCCGTGGCGGCGGGCGGCCAACGCGCAAGCGCGCAACGCCGACGTATCGACGCAGTCCGCCCACTGA
- a CDS encoding 3-hydroxybutyryl-CoA dehydrogenase, with protein MGAGIAEVSARAGVEVKIFETTDALVTAGRNRIVKSLERGVSAGKITERERDDAVGNLTFTTDLGELADRQLVIEAVIEDDTVKAKIFAELDRVITDPDAVLASNTSSIPIMKIAAATANPQRVLGLHFFNPVPVLPLVELVSTLVTDPAAADRTEEFASAVLGKQVVRCSDRSGFVVNALLVPYLLSAVRMLESGFATVEDIDKAIVAGLSHPMGPLRLSDLVGLDTLKLIADKMYEEFKEPLYAAPPLLLRMVEAGQLGKKSGRGFYTY; from the coding sequence ATGGGCGCCGGAATCGCCGAGGTGTCGGCGCGTGCCGGCGTCGAGGTGAAGATCTTCGAGACCACCGACGCACTGGTCACGGCAGGCCGCAACCGGATCGTCAAGTCGCTGGAGCGCGGCGTGAGCGCCGGCAAGATCACCGAACGCGAGCGCGACGACGCCGTCGGCAACCTGACCTTCACCACCGACCTCGGCGAGCTGGCGGACCGGCAGCTGGTCATCGAGGCCGTCATCGAAGACGACACCGTCAAGGCGAAGATCTTCGCCGAGCTGGACCGGGTGATCACCGACCCGGACGCCGTGCTCGCGTCGAACACCTCGTCCATCCCGATTATGAAGATCGCCGCCGCCACGGCGAACCCGCAGCGAGTGCTGGGCCTGCACTTCTTCAACCCGGTTCCGGTGCTGCCACTGGTCGAGCTGGTCAGCACGCTGGTCACCGACCCTGCCGCGGCCGACCGCACCGAGGAGTTCGCCAGCGCGGTACTGGGCAAGCAGGTGGTGCGCTGCTCGGACCGCTCCGGTTTCGTGGTGAACGCCCTGCTGGTGCCCTACCTGCTGTCGGCGGTTCGCATGCTCGAGTCCGGGTTTGCCACCGTCGAGGACATCGACAAGGCGATCGTCGCCGGCCTGTCGCACCCGATGGGACCGCTGCGGCTGTCCGACCTGGTCGGGCTGGACACGCTGAAGCTGATCGCGGACAAGATGTACGAGGAGTTCAAGGAGCCGCTCTACGCCGCGCCGCCGCTGCTGCTGCGCATGGTGGAGGCCGGCCAGCTGGGCAAGAAGTCGGGCCGGGGTTTCTACACCTACTGA
- the aceA gene encoding isocitrate lyase, giving the protein MSTVGTPKSPEQIQHDWDHNPRWKGVTRTYSAEDVVALQGHVVEEHTLARRGAEVLWEQLHDLDYINALGALTGNMAVQQVRAGLKAIYLSGWQVAGDANLSGHTYPDQSLYPANSVPQVVRRINNALLRADEIAKVEGDTSVDNWLAPIVADGEAGFGGALNVYELQKAMIAAGVAGSHWEDQLASEKKCGHLGGKVLIPTQQHIRTLTSARLAADVADVPTVVIARTDAEAATLITSDVDERDQPFITGERTAEGFYYTKNGLEPCIARAKAYAPYADLIWMETGTPDLELARKFAEGVKSEFPDQMLAYNCSPSFNWRQHLDDATIAKFQNELGAMGFKFQFITLAGFHALNYSMFDLAHGYARKQMSAYVELQEREFAAEERGYTATKHQREVGAGYFDRIATTVDPTSSTTALAGSTEEGQFH; this is encoded by the coding sequence ATGTCGACCGTTGGCACGCCGAAGAGCCCCGAGCAGATCCAGCACGACTGGGACCACAACCCGCGTTGGAAGGGTGTCACCCGCACCTACTCCGCCGAGGATGTCGTTGCGCTGCAGGGCCACGTCGTCGAGGAGCACACCCTGGCCCGTCGTGGCGCCGAGGTGCTGTGGGAGCAGCTGCACGACCTGGACTACATCAACGCTCTCGGTGCGCTGACCGGCAACATGGCCGTCCAGCAGGTCCGGGCCGGTCTGAAGGCCATCTACCTGTCCGGGTGGCAGGTCGCCGGTGACGCCAACCTGTCCGGCCACACCTACCCCGACCAGAGCCTCTACCCGGCCAACTCGGTGCCGCAGGTGGTGCGCCGGATCAACAACGCACTGCTGCGTGCCGACGAGATCGCCAAGGTCGAGGGCGACACCTCGGTGGACAACTGGCTGGCCCCGATCGTGGCCGACGGCGAGGCCGGCTTCGGTGGCGCGCTCAACGTCTACGAGCTGCAGAAGGCGATGATCGCCGCCGGTGTCGCGGGTTCGCACTGGGAGGACCAGCTGGCCTCGGAGAAGAAGTGTGGCCACCTGGGCGGCAAGGTGCTGATCCCCACTCAGCAGCACATCCGCACCCTGACCTCGGCCCGTCTGGCCGCTGACGTCGCCGACGTGCCGACCGTGGTGATCGCCCGGACCGACGCCGAGGCCGCCACCCTGATCACCTCCGACGTCGACGAGCGCGACCAGCCGTTCATCACCGGTGAGCGGACCGCGGAGGGCTTCTACTACACCAAGAACGGTCTGGAGCCGTGCATCGCCCGGGCCAAGGCCTACGCCCCGTACGCCGACCTGATCTGGATGGAGACCGGCACGCCGGACCTGGAGCTGGCCCGCAAGTTCGCCGAGGGCGTCAAGAGCGAGTTCCCCGACCAGATGCTGGCTTACAACTGCTCGCCGTCGTTCAACTGGCGCCAGCACCTGGACGACGCGACCATCGCGAAGTTCCAGAACGAGCTGGGCGCCATGGGCTTCAAGTTCCAGTTCATCACCCTGGCCGGCTTCCACGCGCTGAACTACTCGATGTTCGATCTGGCCCACGGCTACGCCCGCAAGCAGATGAGCGCCTACGTCGAGCTGCAGGAGCGTGAGTTCGCCGCCGAGGAGCGGGGCTACACCGCCACCAAGCACCAGCGCGAGGTGGGTGCCGGGTACTTCGACCGGATCGCCACCACCGTGGACCCGACCTCGTCGACCACGGCGCTGGCCGGCTCGACCGAAGAGGGCCAGTTCCACTAG
- a CDS encoding acyl-[acyl-carrier-protein] thioesterase: MQQTQEPTGLAKVLMPVPDPHPDVFDRQWPLRVADIDRLGRLRMDAAARHIQDIGQDQLREGGYQETHPLWIVRRTMMDLIRPIEFQDMLRMRRWCSGTSNRWCEMRVRIDGRKGGLIESEAFWININRETQGPARISEGFLDRLKRTTTVDRLRWKAYLKAGGREDAAEIHEYPLRFTDIDLFDHMNNSVYWTVVEDYLSSYPELLEAPLRVNLEHEAPVALGDKLEIVSHVHPAGSTDQFGPGLIDRTVRTLTYLVGEEVKALAAIFPL, translated from the coding sequence ATGCAGCAGACGCAGGAGCCGACTGGCCTGGCCAAGGTTTTGATGCCGGTGCCGGATCCACATCCCGACGTGTTCGACCGGCAGTGGCCACTGCGGGTCGCCGACATCGACCGCCTGGGCCGGCTGCGGATGGACGCGGCCGCCCGCCACATCCAGGACATCGGCCAGGATCAGTTGCGGGAGGGCGGATATCAGGAGACGCACCCGCTGTGGATCGTCCGGCGCACCATGATGGACCTGATTCGTCCGATCGAGTTCCAGGACATGCTGCGGATGCGGCGTTGGTGTTCGGGCACCTCCAACCGCTGGTGTGAGATGCGGGTTCGCATCGATGGCCGCAAGGGCGGGCTGATCGAATCCGAGGCGTTCTGGATCAATATCAACCGCGAGACGCAGGGACCCGCGCGGATCTCCGAGGGTTTCCTGGACCGGCTCAAGCGCACCACCACCGTCGATCGGCTGCGTTGGAAGGCCTACCTGAAGGCCGGAGGCAGGGAGGACGCCGCCGAGATCCACGAGTACCCGCTTCGGTTCACCGACATCGACCTGTTCGACCACATGAACAACTCGGTGTACTGGACCGTGGTCGAGGACTACCTGTCGAGTTACCCGGAGCTGCTCGAAGCACCGCTGCGGGTCAACCTGGAACACGAAGCCCCAGTCGCGCTGGGCGACAAACTAGAGATCGTCTCCCACGTCCACCCCGCTGGATCGACTGATCAGTTCGGGCCCGGACTGATCGATCGCACTGTTAGAACGCTCACATACTTGGTAGGCGAAGAGGTCAAGGCCCTCGCCGCAATCTTCCCGCTGTAA
- the ramB gene encoding acetate metabolism transcriptional regulator RamB has translation MAKTYVGARVRQLRSERGFSQAALAQMLEISPSYLNQIEHDVRPLTVAVLLRIAEVFGVDASFFASQDDTRLVAELREVAMDRDLDIDVDLAEVAEMVSAHPKLAHAMVNLHRRYRITTAQLAAATEERFSDGSGTGAITMPHEEVRDYFYQRQNYLHELDAAAEDLATRMRRHQGELAVELANRLTEVHGVHINRRIDLGETVLHRYDAETRTLDISNHLSWGQRVFKMAAELAYLEFDDQISAMVEEGKFTSKDSRTLARLGLANYFAAAIVLPYGQFHDSAETFRYDIERLSAFYRVSYETIAHRLSTLQRPSMRGVPFSFVRVDRAGNMSKRQSATGFHFSSSGGTCPLWNVYESFGNPGKILVQIAEMPDGRKYMWVARTVERRASRWGQPDKTFAIGLGCELRHAHRLVYSEGLDLAAGHDVPATAIGVGCRVCDHDNCPQRAFPALGRDLDLNEHRSSVSPYLVKQQR, from the coding sequence GTGGCCAAGACGTATGTCGGAGCCCGGGTGCGCCAGCTGCGCAGCGAACGCGGGTTCAGTCAGGCTGCACTGGCCCAGATGCTGGAGATCTCACCGAGCTACCTCAACCAGATCGAGCATGACGTTCGTCCGCTGACCGTCGCGGTGCTGCTCCGGATCGCCGAGGTATTCGGCGTGGACGCCAGCTTCTTCGCCTCCCAGGACGACACCCGGCTGGTCGCCGAGTTGCGCGAGGTCGCCATGGACCGCGACCTCGACATCGACGTAGACCTGGCCGAGGTGGCCGAAATGGTCAGTGCCCACCCCAAATTGGCCCACGCAATGGTCAACCTGCACCGCCGCTACCGCATCACCACGGCCCAACTCGCCGCAGCCACCGAGGAGCGCTTCTCCGACGGCAGCGGCACCGGCGCGATCACCATGCCGCACGAAGAGGTTCGGGATTACTTCTATCAACGCCAGAACTACCTGCACGAACTCGATGCCGCCGCCGAAGATCTGGCCACCCGGATGCGCAGGCACCAGGGCGAATTGGCCGTCGAGCTGGCCAATCGGCTCACCGAGGTGCACGGGGTGCACATCAACCGCCGCATTGATCTGGGCGAGACGGTGCTACACCGCTACGACGCGGAAACCCGCACCCTGGACATCTCCAACCACCTGTCCTGGGGGCAGCGCGTGTTCAAGATGGCCGCCGAACTGGCCTACCTGGAATTCGACGACCAGATCTCCGCCATGGTCGAAGAGGGAAAGTTCACCTCGAAGGATTCCCGCACCCTGGCCCGGCTCGGGTTGGCCAACTATTTCGCGGCGGCGATCGTGTTGCCCTACGGGCAGTTCCACGACAGCGCCGAGACATTCCGCTACGACATCGAACGACTGTCGGCTTTCTACCGCGTCAGCTACGAGACCATCGCCCACCGGCTGTCCACCCTGCAGCGGCCGTCGATGCGGGGTGTGCCGTTCTCCTTCGTCCGGGTTGATCGGGCCGGAAACATGTCAAAACGACAGTCAGCCACCGGCTTTCATTTCTCCTCCAGCGGCGGTACCTGCCCGCTGTGGAACGTCTACGAGTCATTCGGCAACCCGGGAAAGATCCTGGTCCAGATCGCCGAGATGCCCGACGGCCGCAAGTACATGTGGGTGGCTCGCACCGTCGAACGCCGTGCCTCCCGCTGGGGCCAGCCGGACAAGACCTTCGCGATCGGGCTCGGTTGCGAACTGCGCCACGCCCACCGGCTGGTCTACTCCGAAGGGCTGGATCTGGCGGCCGGCCACGACGTCCCGGCCACCGCGATCGGGGTGGGCTGCCGCGTCTGCGACCACGACAACTGCCCGCAGCGAGCCTTCCCCGCGTTGGGCCGTGACCTGGATCTCAACGAACATCGCAGCAGTGTCTCGCCGTATCTGGTAAAGCAACAGCGGTGA
- a CDS encoding carboxymuconolactone decarboxylase family protein: MTVRIPDSPGLRDLGVTNWLVCKVVALRQHVPRAHLFTTLGQHRRLMWSWLPFGGVLMRGGKLPNRDTELVILRVGHLRDSQYELQHHRRMARAVGIDDATQTRIFEGPNADGLTDRQRVLLTGVDELVQTRTLSDATWAQLAEHLDRPRLIEFVMLTSQYDALAATLSALRVPLDFDE; encoded by the coding sequence GTGACTGTTCGTATCCCCGATTCCCCCGGCCTGCGCGACCTCGGTGTCACGAACTGGCTGGTGTGCAAAGTCGTCGCCCTGCGCCAGCACGTGCCCCGGGCGCACCTGTTCACCACGCTGGGCCAGCACCGGCGGCTGATGTGGTCCTGGCTGCCGTTCGGCGGGGTGCTCATGCGCGGCGGCAAGCTGCCGAACCGCGACACCGAGCTGGTGATCCTGCGGGTGGGGCACCTGCGCGACAGCCAGTACGAACTGCAGCACCACCGCCGGATGGCCCGGGCGGTCGGTATCGACGACGCCACCCAGACGCGCATCTTCGAAGGCCCCAACGCGGACGGGCTCACCGACCGGCAGCGGGTGTTGCTGACCGGGGTCGACGAACTGGTTCAGACCCGCACGCTCTCCGATGCCACCTGGGCGCAGCTGGCCGAACATCTGGATCGGCCCCGGCTGATCGAATTCGTCATGCTGACCAGCCAATACGACGCCCTGGCCGCCACTCTGAGCGCACTGCGAGTGCCGCTGGACTTCGATGAGTAG
- a CDS encoding DUF92 domain-containing protein, producing the protein MTATVSHDLAVAGGGVLLIAAVLIVVGRALARRGASPLVTRKIPHALCGLFAALAAFHLSHGVVVAGVLAAATVALTVIVERGLIPVPGVFDGTRSRDYGLVGFAAGALVAVLAFWPDRVAIAAGVVVLGLADAGAALIGDRYGRHRVEAGGGVRSLEGSVAFVVIAFAVSWVFCRVGLELNTFMAVSVSLFVAMTTAAVELLVLPAADNLLITPWVALLLHVARELSTDDALRWLAAVVFGCAIVPFMLRMRWLDLPGALSGGLIAGAAVGLGGWAWIIPAALFFSLTSLLTAYRRPVRSGGMRTMSQVAVNAGLPVLVPVIGYAFTRDPIWYAVSIGGIAAGIADSWASEIGRFSSREPLSLRTWARVPKGTSGAVSPLGSGATVLGALAVGAFGALFGGLAMVPVGLAAGVVGSLVDTLIGATVQARFACATCGATVEDTLHCGAPTQPSTGWRWMGNDAVNACANVAGMVVGFGVFGLMGG; encoded by the coding sequence GTGACCGCTACCGTGAGCCACGACCTGGCCGTCGCCGGGGGCGGGGTCCTGCTGATCGCAGCAGTCCTGATCGTGGTCGGGCGCGCACTGGCACGACGGGGGGCCAGCCCCCTGGTCACCCGCAAGATCCCGCACGCACTGTGCGGGCTGTTCGCCGCCCTGGCGGCCTTCCATCTCTCGCACGGGGTGGTGGTGGCCGGCGTGCTGGCCGCGGCGACGGTGGCCTTGACGGTCATCGTGGAGCGCGGTCTGATCCCGGTGCCCGGCGTCTTCGACGGCACCCGGTCGCGCGACTACGGACTGGTGGGCTTTGCCGCCGGGGCGTTGGTCGCGGTGCTGGCGTTTTGGCCGGATCGGGTCGCCATCGCAGCAGGTGTGGTGGTGCTGGGGCTGGCCGACGCCGGTGCGGCGCTGATCGGGGACCGCTACGGCAGGCACCGGGTCGAAGCCGGCGGCGGGGTCCGCTCACTGGAGGGGTCGGTGGCCTTCGTGGTCATCGCGTTCGCCGTGTCGTGGGTATTCTGCCGGGTCGGCCTTGAACTGAATACGTTTATGGCGGTGTCGGTTTCGCTGTTCGTTGCGATGACCACAGCCGCGGTGGAACTTCTGGTACTGCCCGCGGCGGACAACCTGCTGATCACGCCGTGGGTTGCGTTACTGCTGCACGTGGCGCGGGAGCTGTCCACCGACGACGCGCTACGGTGGCTGGCCGCGGTGGTATTCGGCTGCGCCATCGTGCCGTTCATGCTGCGGATGCGGTGGTTGGATCTACCGGGCGCACTCAGCGGTGGCCTGATCGCCGGGGCGGCCGTCGGCCTCGGCGGGTGGGCGTGGATCATCCCGGCCGCGTTGTTCTTCTCGCTGACCAGCCTGCTCACCGCGTATCGCCGCCCGGTCCGGTCCGGGGGCATGCGCACGATGAGCCAGGTCGCGGTGAACGCCGGCCTTCCGGTGCTGGTTCCGGTGATCGGTTATGCATTCACCCGCGACCCGATCTGGTACGCCGTGTCGATCGGCGGGATCGCGGCCGGCATCGCCGACTCCTGGGCCTCGGAGATCGGCCGCTTCTCCTCCCGCGAGCCGCTGTCACTGCGCACCTGGGCCCGGGTGCCCAAAGGCACCTCGGGGGCGGTATCCCCGCTGGGTTCGGGTGCGACGGTGTTGGGGGCACTGGCCGTCGGCGCGTTCGGTGCCCTGTTCGGTGGTCTCGCGATGGTGCCGGTGGGCCTGGCGGCCGGCGTCGTCGGATCCCTGGTCGACACTTTGATCGGCGCCACCGTGCAGGCCCGCTTCGCCTGCGCGACGTGCGGCGCCACCGTGGAGGACACCCTGCACTGCGGCGCGCCTACGCAGCCGTCCACCGGCTGGCGATGGATGGGCAACGACGCGGTCAACGCCTGCGCGAACGTGGCCGGCATGGTGGTGGGTTTCGGGGTTTTCGGGCTGATGGGGGGCTGA
- a CDS encoding FHA domain-containing protein yields MNPTLEFGVLGPLQMSVNGTPVPLGAAKQRAVLAMLVINHNRPVSVESLIDAVWGARPVPAARASIQSYVSNLRRLLATAGVEPQAVLASAPPGYRLSFADAHWDLGRFGTERNLGMKAAAAGRFDDASSHLSVALAEWRGPVLDDLREFAFVDAFATVLYEDKVVAQVARAEADIACGRAHAIIGELEALSAAHPYRERLWAQLISAYYAAERQSDALDAYRRLKTALAQDLGIDPGPTVSALHERILRQQPLHAERAARSTTAHSAIRLAPNVATAQGSSCAELRDGAGHRHRLDATTTRIGRLPDNDIVIDDDDVSRNHAVIGYTGAGFVITDLRSTNGVLVEGRRIHASVTLADGDRIHIGSHEFVFEISPRGR; encoded by the coding sequence ATGAACCCGACCCTGGAGTTCGGCGTGTTGGGACCGCTGCAGATGAGCGTCAACGGGACGCCGGTTCCGCTGGGCGCGGCAAAACAGCGGGCGGTGCTGGCCATGCTGGTGATCAACCACAACCGGCCGGTCTCCGTCGAGTCATTGATCGACGCCGTCTGGGGTGCGAGGCCGGTTCCGGCGGCGCGGGCGAGCATCCAGTCTTACGTGTCCAATCTGCGCCGACTGCTCGCCACCGCCGGGGTCGAACCGCAGGCGGTGCTGGCGAGCGCGCCGCCGGGATACCGACTCTCCTTCGCCGACGCCCACTGGGACCTGGGACGCTTCGGCACCGAGCGGAACCTGGGCATGAAGGCCGCGGCGGCTGGACGATTCGACGATGCCAGCAGCCATCTATCGGTGGCGCTGGCCGAATGGCGCGGTCCGGTCCTCGATGACCTGCGCGAGTTCGCCTTCGTCGACGCGTTCGCCACGGTGCTGTACGAGGACAAGGTGGTGGCCCAAGTCGCCCGGGCCGAAGCCGACATCGCTTGTGGGCGAGCGCATGCCATCATCGGCGAGCTCGAGGCGCTCAGCGCCGCGCATCCCTACCGCGAACGGCTGTGGGCACAGCTGATCTCCGCCTATTACGCCGCGGAGCGTCAATCTGACGCCCTGGACGCCTATCGGCGCCTGAAAACAGCCCTGGCGCAGGATCTCGGGATCGACCCCGGACCTACGGTCAGTGCTCTTCATGAGCGGATACTGCGCCAGCAGCCCCTGCACGCCGAAAGGGCCGCCCGCAGCACCACTGCGCACAGCGCCATCAGGCTCGCCCCGAATGTCGCGACAGCTCAGGGGTCCTCGTGCGCCGAGCTGCGAGACGGGGCCGGACACCGTCATCGACTGGATGCCACGACGACTCGGATCGGGCGACTCCCCGACAACGACATCGTGATCGATGACGATGACGTCAGCCGGAACCACGCGGTAATCGGCTACACCGGAGCGGGTTTCGTGATCACAGATCTGCGGTCGACCAATGGTGTCCTGGTCGAAGGCCGGCGGATTCACGCCAGCGTCACCCTGGCTGACGGTGATCGCATCCATATCGGCAGCCACGAGTTCGTCTTCGAGATCAGCCCGCGCGGTCGCTGA
- a CDS encoding MarR family transcriptional regulator yields the protein MPFMIPGRAGRSADELDSAEQKSWQNYLATVLRMTTVINRELHDAHQLSLADVQLLNLLEGSATGSIPMAELTEVLAAPPSRLTRQIRRLDERGLVLRDVSPRDRRRVVVTITATGRTVVQQAMITYANAVRTHFLGPLNGSRIAAMAATCNQISNALTRPG from the coding sequence ATGCCGTTCATGATCCCGGGCCGGGCGGGCCGCAGCGCCGACGAATTGGATTCGGCGGAACAGAAGTCGTGGCAGAACTACCTGGCGACCGTCCTGCGGATGACCACGGTGATCAACCGGGAACTGCACGATGCCCACCAGCTGTCGTTGGCCGATGTGCAGCTGCTCAATCTGCTGGAGGGTTCCGCTACTGGCAGTATCCCGATGGCGGAGCTGACCGAGGTGTTGGCCGCCCCGCCCAGCCGGCTCACCCGACAGATCCGGCGCCTCGATGAGCGCGGCCTGGTACTGCGAGACGTCAGCCCCCGCGACCGTCGCCGCGTCGTCGTCACCATCACCGCAACGGGGCGAACGGTGGTGCAACAGGCCATGATCACCTACGCCAACGCCGTCCGCACCCACTTCCTGGGACCGCTGAATGGTTCCCGGATCGCAGCCATGGCAGCTACCTGCAACCAAATCAGCAATGCCCTGACCCGACCCGGGTGA
- a CDS encoding fatty acyl-AMP ligase, whose product MDGDHGHWALAGFGGRDRVESGRAVQRAGDAIPTADTVVELVRQQAARLGEKAAFSFSHHGDGRAASQVTYRGLDAWARAIGSQLQGLGASGQRVLVLCGPGLDGIAGVFGCLYAGAIAVPVAQRVGPRLALVIADAGAGFAVASARLPPSIRGAVDAAAGGLRGGPVVWCGTDDGDPDAWMAPAVDSDSIALIQYSAGPARHPAGVVVTHENVMAAVAAVAAAGLADSRDVVVSWLPTHHERGLIGTVLAPLYLGASTVLMAPSAFLQRPMCWLEAISRWRATVTMAPDSAYRWCVQRSTPTERAGLDLSTLSTAVINGGEPVRAATMLRFAEAFSPAEFRGDAFMPVYGRAEATMLVSGGSDRPTVCHVDRAGLASGWIAEAHQDDPNAVAVVGCGRPRQHVVIVDPATRMECGPDEVGEIWVGGPSVAQSYWGAPAASDQIFEAFLADGGGGPFLRTGDRGFVRGGELFVTGACPDLIVLDGVHYYPHELEATVADCHSVLLSGRGAVFTDDSEQLVVVHEARCEIGDAELATLVALIQSALDKHHGIQACSIVLVEAMQLPTGSGGEIRRGACRCRYLDGDLDALAHWYAGESLGAKVVELIRRQGACRS is encoded by the coding sequence ATGGACGGCGATCACGGTCACTGGGCCCTTGCGGGGTTCGGTGGCCGTGATCGCGTCGAGTCAGGTAGGGCCGTCCAACGGGCAGGGGACGCGATACCGACCGCGGACACGGTGGTGGAGTTGGTGCGTCAGCAGGCGGCGCGGTTGGGGGAGAAGGCTGCGTTCAGCTTCTCCCATCACGGGGATGGCCGGGCCGCGAGCCAGGTGACGTATCGGGGATTGGATGCCTGGGCTCGCGCGATCGGGTCGCAGCTTCAGGGGTTGGGTGCTTCCGGCCAGCGGGTGTTGGTGCTGTGTGGTCCCGGATTGGATGGCATTGCCGGCGTTTTCGGGTGTCTGTATGCCGGGGCTATTGCGGTGCCGGTGGCGCAGCGGGTGGGGCCGCGGTTGGCGTTGGTGATCGCCGATGCGGGGGCGGGGTTCGCGGTGGCCTCCGCGCGGCTGCCGCCGAGTATTCGCGGGGCGGTGGACGCGGCGGCCGGGGGTTTGCGGGGCGGCCCTGTGGTGTGGTGCGGCACCGATGACGGTGATCCTGATGCGTGGATGGCACCTGCGGTCGATTCCGACAGCATTGCGCTGATTCAGTATTCGGCAGGGCCGGCGCGGCATCCGGCGGGTGTGGTGGTGACCCATGAGAACGTGATGGCTGCGGTGGCGGCGGTCGCGGCGGCGGGGTTGGCAGACTCGCGTGATGTGGTGGTGTCGTGGTTGCCGACGCATCACGAAAGAGGCTTGATCGGCACGGTATTGGCGCCGCTCTACCTGGGTGCCAGCACGGTGTTGATGGCGCCGTCGGCGTTCCTTCAACGGCCGATGTGTTGGTTGGAGGCGATCTCACGCTGGCGGGCCACGGTGACGATGGCCCCAGATTCGGCGTATCGGTGGTGCGTGCAGCGCAGCACCCCAACCGAACGTGCGGGCCTGGATCTGTCGACCCTGTCGACTGCGGTGATCAACGGGGGTGAGCCGGTGCGGGCGGCCACGATGCTGAGATTCGCGGAGGCGTTCTCCCCAGCTGAGTTTCGCGGCGACGCGTTCATGCCGGTGTATGGACGGGCGGAGGCCACCATGCTTGTCTCCGGCGGCTCGGACAGGCCGACGGTGTGTCATGTCGATCGGGCCGGTCTGGCGTCTGGTTGGATTGCTGAGGCCCACCAGGACGACCCGAATGCTGTTGCGGTGGTCGGCTGTGGTCGCCCCCGCCAACATGTGGTGATCGTCGACCCCGCCACCCGTATGGAATGCGGGCCCGATGAGGTCGGGGAGATCTGGGTGGGTGGACCCAGTGTCGCCCAGAGCTATTGGGGCGCACCGGCGGCCAGCGATCAGATCTTCGAGGCGTTCCTCGCCGACGGTGGTGGTGGACCGTTTCTGCGTACCGGGGATCGCGGGTTCGTGCGGGGTGGGGAACTGTTCGTCACCGGCGCCTGCCCAGACTTGATAGTGCTCGATGGGGTGCACTACTACCCGCACGAACTGGAAGCTACCGTGGCGGACTGCCATTCGGTATTGCTCTCGGGACGCGGGGCGGTCTTCACCGACGATTCCGAACAATTGGTGGTGGTTCACGAAGCCCGCTGCGAAATCGGTGACGCTGAACTAGCCACACTGGTGGCGTTGATTCAGTCCGCACTCGACAAACATCATGGCATTCAAGCGTGTTCGATCGTGTTGGTGGAGGCGATGCAACTGCCCACCGGCTCGGGCGGTGAGATCCGGCGTGGCGCGTGCCGCTGCCGGTACTTGGATGGCGACCTCGATGCGCTGGCTCACTGGTACGCGGGTGAATCGCTGGGAGCCAAAGTCGTCGAGCTGATACGGCGGCAAGGGGCATGCCGTTCATGA